The Anaerobaca lacustris sequence AGTCCACGCCTGGTGCAATCGATACATCTCGCCTCGCGGGATCGGCCGGCCCAGTGATACGCCAGTCGTGCCGGCGACGTTGGACTGGGACCTCTGGCTGGGACCGGCCAAAGAGCGGCCGTATCATCCATGCTATACGCCGTTCAGTTGGCGCGGCTGGTGGGACTTCGGCACCGGCGTGCTCGGTGACATCGGCTGCCATCAGCTCGACCCGGTGTTCCGTGCGTTGAAACTGGGCTATCCGACCACCGTAGAGGCCTCGTCCAGCGGGGTCAACGACGAAACGGCGCCGCTGACGTCGATCGTTCGCTTTCAGTTCCCGGCGCGCGAGCCGATGCCTGCGTTGACGCTGACCTGGTACGACGGCGGTCTGATGCCGCAGCGTCCGGCCGAGCTGGAAGACGGGCGCAAGTTCGGTGAAGCCGACGACAACCTTTTCATCGGCGACACGGGCAAGATGCTGGGCCATCGACTGATCCCGGAGGCGCGAATGCGGGAGTATGGCCGGCCGCCCCAGCGGATCGAGCGCTCGCCCGGACACCACAAGGAGTGGCTGATCGCGTGCAAAGGGGGACCGGCGGCGCGAGCGAATTTCGATTGGGCTGGACCGCTGACGGAGGTAGCCCTGCTGGGCAATATCGCCCTGCGGATGGAGAAGCAGTTGTACGAGAAAGGGCTCAAACTCCACTGCGACGGCCCGAACATGAAGATCACCAATCTGCCGGAGGCCAACAGGTACATCCGTGACGAATACCGCGACGGATGGATGCTGTAACAGAATCGTCCATGGCGCAATCATCAGAATGAGGAGTATTATTGTGAAAGACAAGGCATTATCTCGGCGTGATTTCATGGGTGCCGCAGCGGCCATTGGGGCGTTCACGGTGGTTCCGCGTCACGTGCTGGGCGGGCCGAACAACACGCCGCCCAGTGAGAAGCTCAACATCGCAGGCATCGGTGTCGGCGGACAGGGGGGCCACGATCTGAGGAACATGGAGAGCGAGAACATCGTCGCGCTGTGCGACGTGGACTGGCGGCATGCGGCGGGAACGTTCCGACGCTATCCCGACGCCAGGAAATACTACGACTTCCGCGAAATGCTCGACAAGGAAGGCAAGAACATCGACGCGGTGGTCGTCGGCACGCCCGATCACATGCACGCGCCGATCTCGCTGGCCGCAATCAAACGGGGCAAGCACGTCTACTGCGAGAAGCCGCTGACCCATACCGTGCTGGAAGCGAGGATGCTGGCCGACGCCGCCCGCCAGGCGGGTGTCGCCACGCAGATGGGCAACCAGGGCCAGGCGTCGGAGCAGACCCGTCTGCTGTGCGAAACGATCTGGGACGGGGCCATCGGCCAGGTGCGCGAGGTGCACGTCTGGACGGATCGGCCGCTGAACGGGACCAACAAGTGGTACTGGCCGCAGGGTGTGGACCGGCCGCAGGGCAACGATTCCGTCCCCGAGACGCTCAATTGGGACCTCCTGATCGGTCCGGCCCCGATGCGTCCGTATGTGCAAAGGGTCTATCATCCGTTCGTCTGGCGAGGCTGGTGGGATTTCGGCACCGGAGCGCTCGGCGACATCGGCTGCCACAGCATCGATCCGGTGTTCCGCGCCCTGAAGCTCGGATATCCCACGAGTGTGGAGGCTTGCTGCACTCTCGTCAACGATGAGACGTACCCGGTTGCCTCCCGCGTGACGTACGAGTTCCCCGCCCGCGGCGACCTCGCCCCCGTCACCCTGCACTGGTACGACGGCGGAATGAAGCCGCCTCGGCCGAGAGAGCTGGAGGATGGCCGTCGCTGGGACACCAACGGCGCGCTCTACATCGGCGACAAAGGCAAGCTGTATGGCGGCCGCCTGTTGCCGGAGTCTCGGCAGAAGGACTATGGCAAGCCGCCGCAGAAGCTGGAGCGTTCGCCCGGCCATTACGTCGAGTGGATTCAGGCGTGCAAGGGCGGCAAGCCCGCCGGCTCGAACTTCCCCGACCATGCCGGCCTGCTGGCGCAGGTGGTGCTGATGGGCAACATCGCCCTTCGCCCGGAGTTGAAGCAGGACAAGTACCTGGGAACGAAGCTGCTCTGGGACGCCGAGAAGTTCGCGTTTTCCAACGTGCCCGAAGCGAACAAGTACCTGAGCAAGACATATCGCGAAGGCTGGACGCTGTGAGCCGACGAGATTCAATCACTGACCGAGTTGAAGGATA is a genomic window containing:
- a CDS encoding Gfo/Idh/MocA family protein encodes the protein MRADSEERQDVAMDRSSRRRFMQQAAAVAAFTIVPRHVLGGAGYVPPSEKLNIAGIGIGGRGEGDLDECRSENIVALCDVDDAYAGRVFAKYPKARKWRDFRKMLDEQKDIDAVVIATPDHTHAVIAMAAIKRGKHVYCEKPLAHSIWECRQLTEAAREAGVATQLGNQGQASESNRLVSEILWDGAIGPVREVHAWCNRYISPRGIGRPSDTPVVPATLDWDLWLGPAKERPYHPCYTPFSWRGWWDFGTGVLGDIGCHQLDPVFRALKLGYPTTVEASSSGVNDETAPLTSIVRFQFPAREPMPALTLTWYDGGLMPQRPAELEDGRKFGEADDNLFIGDTGKMLGHRLIPEARMREYGRPPQRIERSPGHHKEWLIACKGGPAARANFDWAGPLTEVALLGNIALRMEKQLYEKGLKLHCDGPNMKITNLPEANRYIRDEYRDGWML
- a CDS encoding Gfo/Idh/MocA family protein: MKDKALSRRDFMGAAAAIGAFTVVPRHVLGGPNNTPPSEKLNIAGIGVGGQGGHDLRNMESENIVALCDVDWRHAAGTFRRYPDARKYYDFREMLDKEGKNIDAVVVGTPDHMHAPISLAAIKRGKHVYCEKPLTHTVLEARMLADAARQAGVATQMGNQGQASEQTRLLCETIWDGAIGQVREVHVWTDRPLNGTNKWYWPQGVDRPQGNDSVPETLNWDLLIGPAPMRPYVQRVYHPFVWRGWWDFGTGALGDIGCHSIDPVFRALKLGYPTSVEACCTLVNDETYPVASRVTYEFPARGDLAPVTLHWYDGGMKPPRPRELEDGRRWDTNGALYIGDKGKLYGGRLLPESRQKDYGKPPQKLERSPGHYVEWIQACKGGKPAGSNFPDHAGLLAQVVLMGNIALRPELKQDKYLGTKLLWDAEKFAFSNVPEANKYLSKTYREGWTL